The following are encoded in a window of Roseimaritima ulvae genomic DNA:
- a CDS encoding FtsX-like permease family protein: MNRTPLAWKNLTHQPARTIVSIGGIAFAILLMFMQLGFLGAVGDTANNVYERLPCDLVVRSPQYLHAYDPRSIPRDIEHRLAVLPEVAAVQVLDLSVTSWQNPNDHEFRVVAVMGVDIHDSPLQLPEVTRQLPLLMHPDHVLIDRTSRADLGPVDGRTFSSADVGRTTAALGKRVRIAGTFEMGTGLAANGQIVTSREGFLRIAPRADPDRVSMLLVRNRPGVPLEQTRQSVEAALAQMGGEASESEVLSVEQAMQRERRRWYTETPIGIIFAMGVALAVIVGGVICYMVLAADVLAHLPEYATLKAIGYSNRFLGKVLLSQAAMLALIALPPALLVALGLYAVTSQFAGVPIRMTGERVVLVAVLSILMCSAAGLIALRKLSKAEPANLF, encoded by the coding sequence ATGAACCGCACGCCCCTGGCATGGAAGAACCTGACGCATCAGCCGGCGCGAACGATCGTGTCGATCGGCGGGATCGCGTTTGCCATCTTGTTGATGTTCATGCAATTGGGATTCCTAGGCGCCGTCGGCGATACGGCCAACAACGTCTACGAACGTTTGCCCTGTGACCTGGTCGTCCGCTCGCCGCAGTACCTGCACGCCTACGACCCGCGTTCGATTCCCCGCGACATCGAACACCGTCTTGCGGTGCTGCCCGAAGTTGCCGCGGTCCAGGTGTTGGATCTGAGCGTAACGTCGTGGCAGAACCCAAACGATCATGAGTTTCGCGTCGTCGCCGTAATGGGAGTGGACATTCACGACAGTCCGCTGCAATTGCCCGAGGTGACTCGTCAACTGCCGCTGCTGATGCATCCCGATCATGTGTTGATCGACCGCACCAGTAGGGCCGACCTGGGGCCGGTCGACGGGCGCACGTTTTCGTCCGCCGACGTGGGACGCACTACCGCCGCCCTGGGCAAACGCGTGCGGATCGCCGGAACCTTTGAAATGGGCACGGGGCTGGCCGCCAATGGCCAGATCGTAACCAGCCGCGAAGGCTTTTTGCGGATCGCACCAAGAGCCGATCCCGATCGCGTTTCGATGCTGTTGGTCCGCAACCGACCCGGCGTACCACTGGAGCAAACGCGGCAATCCGTCGAAGCGGCGCTGGCACAGATGGGCGGTGAAGCGTCCGAAAGCGAAGTCCTGTCGGTCGAACAGGCGATGCAGCGAGAACGCCGGCGATGGTATACCGAAACGCCGATCGGAATCATTTTTGCCATGGGCGTTGCGCTGGCGGTGATCGTGGGCGGCGTCATCTGCTACATGGTACTGGCCGCCGACGTATTGGCTCACCTGCCCGAATACGCGACGCTCAAAGCGATCGGCTACTCCAATCGGTTCCTGGGCAAAGTCCTGCTGTCGCAAGCGGCGATGCTGGCGCTGATCGCGCTGCCACCGGCGCTGTTGGTCGCCCTGGGACTGTACGCCGTGACCTCGCAGTTTGCCGGCGTTCCGATCCGCATGACGGGCGAACGCGTCGTGTTGGTGGCCGTGCTGTCGATCCTGATGTGTAGCGCCGCGGGTCTGATCGCGCTTCGCAAACTCTCCAAAGCTGAACCGGCGAACCTGTTTTAG
- a CDS encoding HlyD family efflux transporter periplasmic adaptor subunit, producing the protein MPAFKTSTTFRRLFTVPGCVMGALAIASAGCQPDAAPVDRFEDVTAVPALVALGASGDEAILAQGQLEPSNGVISVLAPPGDRLESLEVSAGQKVQAGDTLGRLVSQAAREGELAVAVAQRKEAQATADAEQAVAQAKLEVARTQLEQARLQVQQAKEKFELAQASGGTLDLLDQQVALAESKLAQMRTASNDPAAGRLITSSTLDQQQLAVDQARSDLAAARAEARAASQAGDLAVKAAEQELRAAEVAIESGKAAMPVESLDEQIKLLQLQVDASKLLSPIDGTVVAVHMHPGQPTTGQPILQIADLSDMICRVEVNVSQLSKVKTGARASITSAAIDGSLQGTVRSISRLIGSPQLPSPNPMARVDYRSGEVVIQIEPDDAPRAADLIHLQVDVAIALED; encoded by the coding sequence ATGCCTGCATTCAAAACCTCGACAACCTTCCGCCGGCTTTTTACCGTACCTGGGTGCGTGATGGGGGCCTTGGCGATCGCATCGGCCGGTTGCCAGCCCGATGCGGCACCGGTCGATCGGTTCGAAGATGTGACCGCCGTGCCGGCTTTGGTGGCTCTGGGGGCGTCCGGCGATGAGGCCATCTTAGCACAAGGCCAGCTGGAACCGAGCAACGGGGTGATTTCGGTGCTGGCCCCGCCCGGCGACCGTCTGGAGTCGCTGGAGGTCTCGGCCGGCCAGAAGGTCCAGGCCGGAGACACCTTGGGACGACTGGTCAGTCAGGCGGCGCGGGAGGGCGAATTGGCCGTCGCCGTGGCCCAACGCAAGGAAGCTCAGGCGACCGCAGATGCCGAGCAGGCCGTCGCACAGGCCAAACTGGAAGTGGCTCGCACGCAACTCGAACAAGCCCGTTTGCAAGTTCAACAAGCCAAGGAAAAATTCGAGCTGGCCCAGGCCAGCGGCGGCACACTGGACCTGTTGGACCAACAAGTCGCTTTGGCGGAAAGCAAATTGGCTCAGATGCGAACCGCCTCCAACGACCCTGCCGCCGGTCGCTTGATCACGTCCAGCACGCTGGATCAACAGCAACTGGCCGTCGACCAAGCTCGCTCGGATCTGGCCGCCGCCCGCGCCGAAGCCCGCGCGGCCAGCCAAGCCGGCGACTTGGCCGTCAAAGCCGCCGAGCAGGAACTGCGAGCCGCCGAGGTGGCTATCGAATCGGGCAAAGCCGCGATGCCGGTCGAATCGTTGGACGAACAAATCAAATTGTTGCAACTGCAGGTCGACGCCAGCAAACTGCTCAGCCCCATCGATGGCACGGTGGTAGCCGTCCACATGCACCCCGGCCAGCCGACCACCGGCCAACCGATCCTGCAGATCGCCGACCTGTCCGACATGATCTGCCGAGTCGAAGTGAACGTCTCACAGCTTTCCAAAGTGAAAACCGGCGCACGGGCTTCGATCACCAGCGCAGCGATCGACGGTTCGCTCCAAGGCACCGTGCGTTCGATCAGCCGACTGATCGGCTCGCCCCAGCTGCCCAGCCCCAATCCAATGGCTCGGGTCGATTATCGCAGCGGCGAAGTCGTGATCCAGATTGAACCGGACGACGCCCCCCGCGCGGCCGACCTGATCCACTTGCAAGTCGATGTGGCAATCGCCCTCGAGGATTGA
- a CDS encoding ATP-binding cassette domain-containing protein, with amino-acid sequence MTEIVPATQFDTQSGRRAAIEVRGVEHFFGNGDARKQVLFNNNLIVRPGEIVIMTGQSGSGKTTLLTLIGTLRRVQTGELFVLGQGVHQSSVAQINQLRRRLGFIFQAHNLFSSLTALQNVRMALELQPQRRSRSEENRRCQEMLEAVGLGERVHYKPRGLSGGQKQRVAVARGLVHQPEILLADEPTAALDEESGRKVVTLFQQQARERGTAIVIVTHDNRILDVADRIVKMDFGTIARDTRVSEASNIGEMLSRCSIFDGVTIRTMTQLADRMKAQPYKAGSRIIRQGDPGDTFYLIRDGEMEVRRDPGNRLVATIGPGDFFGETALLTGEPRNAHVDAKTDGVVYTLDAQSFREAMGERASLDQEVRSTLFAN; translated from the coding sequence ATGACAGAAATCGTTCCGGCGACCCAGTTTGATACACAATCCGGGCGACGCGCGGCGATCGAAGTCCGCGGTGTCGAACACTTCTTCGGCAACGGCGATGCCCGCAAGCAGGTGCTGTTCAATAATAATCTGATTGTGCGGCCAGGCGAGATCGTGATCATGACCGGCCAAAGCGGTTCCGGAAAGACGACGCTGCTGACCTTGATCGGAACGTTGCGGCGCGTCCAAACAGGCGAATTGTTTGTCTTGGGCCAAGGCGTGCATCAATCGTCGGTCGCTCAGATCAATCAGTTGCGGCGGCGATTGGGCTTTATCTTTCAAGCTCACAACCTGTTTTCTTCTCTGACGGCCCTGCAGAATGTGCGGATGGCGCTGGAATTGCAGCCGCAGCGGCGGTCGCGGAGCGAAGAAAATCGTCGCTGCCAGGAAATGCTGGAAGCGGTCGGTCTGGGGGAACGCGTGCACTACAAGCCGAGGGGGCTGTCCGGCGGTCAGAAGCAACGCGTCGCGGTGGCTCGCGGTTTGGTCCACCAGCCGGAAATCCTTCTCGCTGACGAACCCACGGCCGCTCTGGATGAAGAATCGGGCCGCAAAGTCGTCACGTTGTTCCAGCAACAAGCCCGCGAACGGGGCACCGCGATCGTGATCGTGACCCACGACAACCGCATCCTGGATGTGGCCGACCGGATCGTCAAAATGGATTTCGGCACGATCGCGCGGGATACGCGGGTTAGTGAGGCCTCGAACATCGGCGAAATGTTGTCACGGTGCAGCATTTTCGACGGCGTTACCATCCGCACCATGACCCAACTGGCCGATCGCATGAAGGCTCAACCCTACAAAGCCGGTTCGCGGATCATTCGACAAGGCGATCCCGGCGACACTTTTTATCTGATCCGCGACGGAGAAATGGAAGTCCGCCGCGATCCCGGCAACCGCTTGGTCGCGACCATCGGCCCCGGCGACTTTTTTGGCGAAACCGCGCTGCTGACCGGGGAACCACGCAATGCCCATGTCGACGCCAAAACCGATGGCGTGGTCTATACGCTGGACGCCCAATCGTTCCGCGAAGCGATGGGAGAACGCGCGTCGCTGGATCAAGAAGTCCGCAGTACGCTGTTTGCCAACTGA
- a CDS encoding TrmH family RNA methyltransferase, whose amino-acid sequence MQPDLPMQWIEDLSDPRLDVFRKLRAAATRPAGEFFVAEGRNVVERLLASDFEVVSLLCSVACEDWLAEQPLAAETELLRVNNQQIRELVGFDFHRGVLACARRRPRDAAQRLPTLASRQIMLALCEVTDAENVGSIVRTATALGVTDILLSKGCADPFSRRALRVSMGTVLQQKFWNSPDMAASLSTLRDTQACRIVATTLGQDAVELAAFPRNDQPVVLLLGNEGQGLAAGIESLATDRVTIPMHQDTDSLNVGVAAGIVLYQLSR is encoded by the coding sequence ATGCAGCCTGATCTACCCATGCAATGGATCGAGGACCTCAGCGATCCGCGACTGGACGTGTTTCGCAAGCTTCGCGCGGCCGCGACCCGGCCGGCGGGCGAATTCTTTGTCGCCGAAGGCCGCAACGTGGTCGAACGGCTATTGGCCAGCGACTTCGAAGTTGTCTCGCTGCTGTGCAGTGTCGCTTGCGAAGACTGGTTGGCGGAGCAACCTCTGGCCGCCGAAACCGAGCTGTTGCGGGTGAACAACCAACAGATTCGCGAACTGGTGGGGTTTGATTTTCACCGCGGCGTGTTGGCTTGCGCACGGCGGCGACCCCGTGACGCTGCACAGCGCCTGCCCACCCTGGCCTCCCGTCAGATCATGCTGGCCCTGTGTGAAGTCACCGACGCAGAAAACGTGGGCAGCATCGTTCGCACGGCCACGGCATTGGGAGTCACGGATATCCTGCTATCGAAGGGCTGTGCGGATCCGTTCTCGCGGCGAGCCTTACGGGTCAGCATGGGAACCGTGCTGCAGCAAAAGTTTTGGAACAGCCCCGATATGGCGGCTAGTTTGTCGACGCTCCGCGACACGCAGGCCTGCCGAATTGTGGCCACAACGTTGGGCCAGGACGCTGTCGAGCTGGCGGCCTTCCCCCGCAATGACCAGCCAGTGGTGTTATTGCTGGGCAACGAAGGCCAGGGATTGGCCGCCGGAATCGAATCGCTGGCCACCGACCGGGTCACGATCCCCATGCATCAGGACACCGACAGCTTGAACGTGGGCGTCGCGGCTGGCATCGTGCTGTATCAACTAAGCCGCTGA
- a CDS encoding PQQ-dependent sugar dehydrogenase encodes MQRSRHFGLAFYLSGFLFAAVVGDAAGAEEVNIQRFEATTVCGELVQPMELAIAPDGNIFLIELGGTIKLIDPATGVAEVVGKLEVTTAQENGLIGLALDPDFAENQWLYLQYSPPDFSGQYVSRFTFRDGQVDSASERRLFSYQEQRRECCHHAGSLEFGPDGNLYIGTGDNTNPFKDSRGYAPIDERPNREPWDAQRSSANTKSYNGKVLRIHPEADGTYTIPDGNLFPKDGSVGHPEIYVMGCRNPWRINVDQRTGYLYWGDVGPDAGADHERGPRGYDEVNQARTAGNFGWPYFIGNNFAYSMVDFATGKIGPRQDPVHPVNRSVNNTGAEQLPPAQPAMIYYPAAASPEFPEMGTGGRTACAGPVYYYDADTLGENGFPAAYDRTLFAYEWSRSTITAVHLDADSNVQRLEPFLPHLKFTRPIDLQFDAGGSLYVIVYGETWGVNPDARLVRIDYVRGNRTPQAVAKITNNVGREPLTVQLSAADSSDKDGDELTYRWTAVRNAEGQTQSRDLATTVDATAVFEQPGVYTVKLQVTDPSGASHSTSMPVIVGNARPQVAFLKPQDGDFYSSDAPVRYSLVVRDSEDGTSDFEQAEEDGWHPIEATAPSRLFTQAIPVVDAVAAAEDEDPGLALIRKSDCFNCHAVHRALVGPSFEAIATKYRDQPHQLEQSVKRVMEGSTGVWGKVGMLPHQQHSVAEVQKMVQYVFAVEPGAGHPTAQGFNNKLAVSADVDTVRLEATYTDLGRGEIPKLSGVATVTLRRRTLQAEAADAFQGTRPLSSAAAEGKKFMGAIEHSGFLKFENMPLDQITGISVRVASAGAGGDIEIRRGALDGPVLGRTTVEVNGQWEVFHDQPIEFTPAQGRDTLFVVFKNEQRRGGLMNIDSIRFE; translated from the coding sequence ATGCAGCGTTCACGGCATTTCGGTTTGGCGTTTTATCTATCCGGATTCCTCTTCGCGGCCGTCGTCGGCGATGCGGCGGGGGCCGAAGAGGTTAATATTCAGCGATTCGAAGCCACCACCGTTTGCGGTGAACTGGTCCAACCCATGGAACTGGCCATTGCACCGGATGGAAATATATTCCTGATCGAATTGGGCGGGACGATCAAGCTGATCGATCCGGCCACCGGCGTTGCGGAAGTCGTGGGCAAGCTGGAGGTCACCACCGCTCAGGAAAACGGTCTGATCGGATTGGCGTTGGACCCTGATTTTGCGGAAAACCAGTGGCTGTATCTGCAGTACTCGCCGCCCGACTTTTCCGGTCAATACGTCAGCCGCTTCACGTTCCGCGACGGACAGGTGGATTCAGCCAGCGAACGGCGTTTGTTTTCCTATCAAGAGCAGCGGCGCGAGTGCTGCCACCACGCCGGGTCGTTGGAGTTTGGTCCCGATGGCAACCTCTACATCGGTACCGGCGACAATACCAACCCTTTCAAAGACTCGCGCGGCTACGCCCCAATCGACGAACGGCCGAATCGCGAACCCTGGGATGCTCAACGTTCTTCCGCGAACACCAAAAGTTACAACGGCAAAGTGCTGCGGATTCACCCGGAAGCCGACGGCACCTACACCATTCCCGATGGAAACCTGTTTCCCAAAGACGGCTCGGTGGGGCATCCGGAAATCTATGTGATGGGCTGCCGTAATCCATGGCGGATCAACGTCGACCAAAGGACGGGTTACCTGTACTGGGGCGATGTGGGGCCGGATGCGGGAGCGGACCACGAGCGCGGCCCGCGCGGTTATGACGAAGTCAATCAGGCTCGCACCGCGGGGAACTTTGGCTGGCCGTATTTTATTGGCAACAACTTCGCCTATTCGATGGTTGACTTTGCCACCGGAAAAATTGGCCCGCGACAAGATCCCGTTCATCCGGTTAACCGGTCGGTCAACAATACCGGCGCCGAACAACTGCCCCCGGCTCAACCGGCCATGATCTATTACCCGGCCGCCGCTTCGCCGGAGTTTCCTGAAATGGGCACCGGAGGCCGCACGGCATGCGCCGGACCCGTGTATTACTACGATGCCGACACGCTCGGCGAAAACGGCTTTCCCGCCGCTTACGATCGCACTCTGTTCGCCTACGAATGGTCGCGGAGCACGATTACGGCGGTGCACCTGGATGCGGATTCCAACGTCCAGCGGCTGGAGCCCTTTTTGCCGCATCTGAAATTCACTCGTCCCATCGACCTGCAGTTCGACGCGGGCGGCTCTTTGTACGTCATCGTTTACGGGGAAACCTGGGGCGTCAATCCGGATGCTCGGCTGGTCCGCATCGACTACGTTCGCGGTAATCGAACGCCGCAAGCGGTGGCGAAGATCACTAACAACGTGGGCCGCGAACCGCTGACGGTGCAGTTGTCCGCGGCCGATTCGAGCGACAAAGACGGCGACGAATTGACTTACCGCTGGACGGCCGTCCGCAACGCGGAAGGCCAGACGCAATCGCGCGACTTGGCTACTACGGTGGATGCCACGGCGGTGTTCGAACAACCCGGGGTATACACGGTTAAGTTACAGGTGACCGATCCGTCCGGGGCGTCGCATTCGACTTCGATGCCCGTGATCGTCGGCAACGCTCGGCCCCAGGTGGCTTTTTTGAAACCGCAGGACGGCGACTTCTATTCCTCCGATGCACCGGTGCGTTACAGCTTGGTGGTTCGTGACAGCGAAGACGGTACCAGCGATTTTGAGCAAGCCGAAGAAGATGGCTGGCATCCGATCGAAGCCACCGCGCCCAGCCGGTTGTTTACGCAAGCCATCCCGGTAGTCGACGCAGTAGCGGCCGCGGAGGACGAAGATCCCGGATTGGCGTTGATCCGCAAAAGTGACTGCTTTAATTGTCACGCCGTTCACCGCGCCTTGGTCGGGCCCTCGTTCGAAGCCATCGCCACGAAGTATCGCGACCAACCGCACCAGTTGGAACAGTCGGTCAAACGCGTGATGGAAGGTTCCACCGGCGTGTGGGGCAAGGTCGGCATGCTGCCGCACCAACAACACTCCGTTGCCGAGGTTCAAAAAATGGTGCAGTACGTGTTTGCGGTGGAACCCGGAGCGGGACATCCTACGGCGCAGGGATTTAATAACAAGCTGGCGGTTTCCGCCGACGTCGACACGGTTCGTTTGGAAGCCACCTACACCGACCTAGGCCGCGGTGAGATTCCCAAACTATCCGGTGTGGCAACGGTGACGCTGCGGCGACGGACGTTGCAAGCCGAAGCGGCCGACGCCTTCCAAGGCACGCGACCGCTGAGCTCGGCGGCCGCTGAGGGCAAGAAGTTCATGGGAGCGATCGAGCACAGCGGGTTTTTGAAATTCGAAAACATGCCGCTCGATCAGATCACCGGCATCTCGGTCCGCGTCGCCAGTGCCGGAGCCGGTGGCGATATCGAAATCCGCCGCGGAGCGCTCGATGGCCCTGTACTGGGGCGGACGACCGTGGAAGTCAACGGTCAATGGGAAGTGTTCCATGACCAGCCGATCGAATTCACTCCGGCCCAAGGCCGCGATACGTTGTTCGTGGTGTTTAAGAACGAACAACGCCGCGGCGGGTTGATGAACATCGATTCGATTCGGTTCGAATAA
- a CDS encoding dipeptidyl-peptidase 3 family protein, whose amino-acid sequence MRALFMLGWGCLLTMLSVAAATAEEGTTDSRKYLLERVGDVAIVQLHVDGFEQLPLDQKILIYHLSQAAIAGRDIYIDQRYRYSLQLRDVLEEILTHSEGVDSKTLSAIEDYLKLFWVNNGPHSALTAQKNLLDCDSKALRQAVRRALANGATMPASGDELRALLDELDPVLFDPEFETHVTLKSPEDGRDILTASANNLYQGVTTEDLEGFTEKYPLNSQLVKNDDGTLEEKVYRAGFDNEIPPGMYAEPIAEIIQHLEAAIPYATPKMARALGVLIHYYRTGEAIDFREYNIAWVADKDSPIDTINGFIEVYMDARGQKGSWEAAVYFNDPIKMDMIKKFATHAQWFEDRMPYDPAFRKTEVKGISAKAIQVVMESGDAGPVTPIGINLPNDATVRQRYGSKSVSLSNVMESYEKSSTPSARAEFCFDEAEYKRAEKWKSAALALEVNMHEVIGHASGQVNDGVDPSLAIAEYYSALEEGRADLVALYFIGSEKLVELDLVDNEDDLRELQLAAYEAYTRNVMTQLRRVKTGVTLEEDHMRNRQMIVSWLAANTNAIRVVERDGKTYFRVADVDAWHDGVGKLLREVQRIKSEGDRAAAKRLMEDHAVNINVELRDEVLRRYANLDQPAYTGFVQPKLTAVRDAEGTITDVTVSYPYDLATQMLEWSGRKKPSPR is encoded by the coding sequence ATGCGTGCTTTGTTCATGTTGGGTTGGGGTTGCTTGCTGACCATGCTGTCGGTGGCAGCCGCGACGGCGGAAGAGGGGACAACCGATTCCCGCAAGTATCTGCTGGAACGCGTCGGCGATGTGGCGATCGTGCAATTGCATGTCGATGGCTTCGAGCAATTGCCGCTCGACCAAAAAATCTTGATTTACCATCTCTCCCAAGCCGCCATCGCCGGTCGCGATATCTACATCGACCAACGCTACCGCTACTCCTTGCAGCTGCGCGATGTATTGGAAGAGATCCTCACGCATTCCGAAGGCGTCGATTCCAAGACCCTGTCCGCGATCGAGGACTATTTGAAATTGTTCTGGGTCAACAATGGCCCCCACAGCGCTTTGACCGCACAAAAGAATCTGTTGGACTGCGATTCGAAAGCCTTGCGTCAAGCCGTCCGGCGGGCGCTGGCCAACGGGGCCACGATGCCGGCCAGCGGCGACGAGCTGCGAGCCTTGCTGGACGAGCTGGATCCGGTGTTGTTCGATCCCGAATTCGAAACCCACGTCACGCTGAAATCACCCGAGGATGGACGCGACATCCTGACCGCCAGCGCCAACAACCTGTATCAAGGCGTTACCACGGAGGACCTGGAGGGCTTTACGGAAAAGTATCCGCTGAATTCACAACTGGTGAAAAACGATGACGGGACGCTGGAAGAAAAAGTCTACCGAGCCGGTTTTGATAACGAGATTCCGCCGGGCATGTATGCCGAACCGATCGCCGAAATCATCCAACACCTGGAAGCGGCGATCCCCTACGCTACCCCCAAAATGGCTCGTGCCCTGGGCGTCCTGATCCACTATTACCGCACCGGCGAAGCGATCGACTTTCGCGAATACAACATCGCTTGGGTGGCCGACAAAGACAGTCCGATCGACACCATCAATGGCTTTATCGAAGTCTACATGGACGCTCGCGGCCAAAAGGGTTCCTGGGAAGCGGCCGTGTATTTCAACGACCCGATCAAGATGGACATGATCAAGAAATTCGCCACGCACGCCCAGTGGTTCGAAGATCGCATGCCCTACGATCCGGCGTTTCGCAAAACCGAAGTCAAGGGCATTTCGGCCAAAGCGATTCAGGTGGTGATGGAAAGCGGAGACGCCGGCCCGGTCACGCCGATCGGGATCAACCTGCCCAACGACGCCACGGTGCGGCAACGTTACGGCAGCAAATCCGTCTCGCTCAGCAATGTCATGGAATCGTACGAAAAATCCAGCACGCCCTCGGCTCGGGCGGAATTCTGTTTCGACGAAGCCGAATACAAACGAGCCGAAAAATGGAAGTCGGCGGCGTTGGCCTTGGAAGTCAACATGCACGAAGTCATCGGCCACGCTTCGGGGCAGGTCAACGATGGCGTCGATCCATCGCTGGCGATCGCCGAATACTACAGCGCTCTGGAAGAGGGCCGCGCCGACTTGGTAGCGTTGTACTTTATCGGCAGCGAGAAGCTGGTCGAGTTGGATTTGGTCGACAACGAAGACGACCTGCGTGAACTGCAGTTAGCCGCCTACGAGGCTTACACGCGGAACGTGATGACACAGCTGCGACGCGTCAAAACCGGCGTCACGCTGGAAGAAGATCATATGCGGAACCGGCAGATGATCGTCAGCTGGCTGGCCGCCAACACCAACGCCATCCGCGTGGTCGAACGCGACGGCAAGACCTACTTTCGCGTCGCCGACGTGGATGCCTGGCACGACGGCGTGGGCAAACTGTTACGCGAAGTTCAACGAATCAAGTCCGAAGGCGACCGAGCGGCTGCCAAACGGCTGATGGAAGATCACGCGGTCAACATCAACGTCGAACTCCGCGACGAAGTCCTTCGCCGCTATGCCAACCTGGACCAACCGGCCTACACCGGTTTCGTGCAGCCCAAGCTGACGGCCGTGCGAGATGCGGAGGGCACCATCACCGACGTCACCGTGTCCTACCCCTACGATCTGGCCACCCAGATGTTGGAATGGTCGGGACGCAAAAAGCCCTCTCCTCGCTGA
- a CDS encoding glycosyltransferase family 87 protein — protein MQGSSPNPSTAERSSQGSDAARPNRWAHRLPWILIGLFCLGTAATTVRVVKQYQTPGPFDPSKQGYCDFHNGIYFPTSAWLRGVSPYGQTYAAEYPVARSVPFFSPAIFVLHIPWALLPLHVGEVLYFAFSLIVVWWIAALCSRSAKLPAGWQRSTTAAVAAGIVLSRGGHITLFDGYFTLLLVAGTLAAIHFGQRRPWLAAVGLLLASAKPTYILPLGLLLLARGNYRALVYGAALSILFAGVGFGWLAHHQGDGDIAAGMQQLRQQITETQDIHRGQLDESPVHSWTRIDLLAVVAKWTRQDPAEATHLLVMLGLLLPPGAVLWLRQRRGVDDGVAGLTGAIIATAMLVSLYHQSYDALIVVAAVTGIAVARLDAWQSLPSWQRCLLGLLLATPAFNYFSTRMVLSRLPIGETGTHLLTSVNGVALTLALVMLCLLALKPAADQYPSVAPAPGTDTAPPGR, from the coding sequence ATGCAAGGTTCGTCTCCCAACCCGTCCACCGCCGAGCGCTCGTCCCAAGGCAGCGATGCAGCCCGGCCCAACCGCTGGGCGCATCGGTTGCCGTGGATTTTGATCGGCCTGTTCTGTCTGGGCACCGCGGCCACGACCGTGCGAGTGGTCAAGCAGTATCAGACGCCCGGGCCATTTGATCCGTCCAAGCAGGGCTACTGTGATTTTCACAACGGGATTTACTTCCCCACATCCGCTTGGCTGCGCGGCGTAAGTCCGTACGGTCAGACGTACGCCGCCGAGTACCCGGTTGCTCGCAGCGTGCCATTTTTCTCACCGGCGATTTTCGTCTTGCACATCCCCTGGGCGCTGCTGCCACTGCATGTTGGCGAAGTTTTGTACTTTGCGTTTTCTTTAATTGTCGTGTGGTGGATTGCGGCGTTGTGCAGCCGATCCGCCAAGCTACCAGCCGGATGGCAGCGTTCGACGACGGCCGCTGTTGCCGCGGGCATCGTGTTGTCACGCGGCGGACACATCACGCTATTCGACGGCTACTTCACATTGCTGTTGGTAGCGGGAACCCTGGCAGCGATTCATTTTGGCCAGCGACGGCCCTGGTTAGCGGCCGTGGGGCTGCTGTTGGCGTCGGCCAAGCCCACCTACATCCTGCCGCTGGGGCTGCTGCTGTTGGCGAGAGGCAACTACCGCGCCCTGGTGTATGGCGCGGCGCTATCGATTTTATTCGCCGGCGTCGGCTTTGGCTGGTTGGCTCACCATCAGGGCGACGGCGACATCGCGGCGGGAATGCAGCAGTTGCGGCAGCAAATCACGGAAACGCAAGACATCCATCGCGGCCAGCTCGACGAGTCGCCCGTGCACTCTTGGACGCGAATCGATCTGCTGGCCGTGGTCGCTAAATGGACTCGTCAGGATCCCGCCGAAGCGACGCACCTGTTGGTCATGCTGGGGCTGTTGCTGCCACCGGGCGCGGTGCTGTGGCTACGGCAGCGGCGTGGCGTCGACGACGGGGTGGCGGGCCTGACCGGAGCGATCATCGCGACGGCGATGTTGGTCAGCCTGTACCACCAGTCTTACGATGCGTTGATCGTAGTCGCTGCGGTCACCGGCATCGCGGTCGCTCGCCTGGACGCGTGGCAGAGCTTACCGTCCTGGCAACGCTGCCTGCTGGGTTTGTTGTTGGCGACACCGGCCTTCAACTACTTCTCCACGCGGATGGTACTGTCGCGTCTGCCGATCGGCGAAACCGGCACGCACCTGTTGACCAGCGTCAATGGCGTAGCCCTGACGCTGGCCTTGGTGATGCTGTGTCTGCTCGCCCTCAAGCCAGCTGCTGATCAATATCCATCGGTGGCCCCTGCGCCGGGGACAGACACCGCGCCGCCGGGAAGGTAG